The DNA window TCATGCAATGAGGTGGATCAAGGAACCTGTGCAACACATGTTATGCAAACTCTAGTAGCCAGATAACAGCATGTAAGCTTCACTCAGACTCCCTTGTATGGGGGGTCATCGTTCCCTCATCGCATGTAACAGCATAGCTAACCCAGGCAGCAAGCACAACAGGACAAGCCTTGGGCCAAGAGTTTGGAGCCACTCTGAATATCCCAGTCATTAGTTGTTCAGCTGGAAACATCCCACAAGATGGAGCTCAGCTCCAGAGGCTGAGCACAGAGCATTTTCTGAAGATCAGGTGCTGTTAAGTGGGCCCACAGCACTCAGTCCTTCTTAAAAAAAGGCTCAGCCTTCATCTTTATCTGCTTCTGAAGTGCCATACACATCTACGGTGATGGAAACAGTGCTGCTTTTGCATCTCTTTTGGATGTCATCGAGTCTTACCATCTTGCCAAAGTTCCAGCCATTGTTTTGCATTGAATGTAATGTATGTATGTAATATCTTCAATAAAAGACATCTATTCATTTTAAAAGGTCAAAAGACTTGATGaagccatttttcttctgtttatatgATGCAGAGATACTAGGCTGGATTTGCTTAAAATCTTCAGGATTTGCTGTAGGTGAGCACAGGATTGTATGAATTAAGTATGCATCAGGATGGTGCCTGGGGTCTGGTGTGACTGGGtctcttgctgaaaaaaaaaagggttaaaaaaatataataggaATGGCTAAACTTCCTGACACTAAGGACCATGTACTACAATCTTCCAGCTGAGACCTGCCAGGTACTGACTGGCCAGTCCGCAGATGGGAGGTGACAGTGTCTCCCAGCATCTTATTGCTCTGCTGTAGGAGGGGTCTCAGCCAGACACGCAGCAAGATTTCATGATCCTCATGGCTTGCATGCTCCTACCGACAGAATAAAATGGCCCCACATCTTTCATGCCTCCAAATTATGGAGCTGTATTTTTGTCGATCTTAAGCCATATTTTGGCCAGTCTTGACCGCAGTGGAGAATAAGAAGAAACGGTCAGTGTTCACCTTGGAAGGGTGAAGCAGCAGAAGGTATCGGGACAGGATTGCACCAGAACTGGCCTGTTTCTGCCTGCTGCTAAGCACTTCACACTTCAGACTAACCCAGGATTAGTATATTTTTCTATTCTGCTCTACACATAACAGTACCTGGAATAGAGAGAAAAGAATAATGAGGGACCATCTCCATAAAAATAtagaaagggagaagggaagattCCTGAGGGGAGGATTCCCAGGCCACTGTTCGTTTTGAGTTGTGCTAATTATTTTGCTGAGGATCCCAGTGGGCCCTTGCACAGAGTGAAATACTGTTCAGCAGACCACCCCCAGAACCTCTGCCCAAGCGTTGGCACAGCGGGTCTTGGGGTGGAGTCCTGTTTGCATTGAGATAGCACCCAATGGGAGCACTCTTTGCTTAAAATATCTAAGGTCTGACCTGGTGCTTGTAGCCAGCTATTATCAGAGGAAAGATTAACATGAGGGAACAAACACAACTTTCAGCAGAAAAGCCTAGACTGAGCTTTGCTGGAAAGATGCTTAGCTTGCAGAATTCTCACACAGCACTGCTCCCATTCTGAAAACTTCCAGAGTTTCTTCGTGAACATCCGTGCTTCCTGGTTACAGCCATTCTCCGAAACAGCAAAAGCCCAAGGAGCTTCTGTCACAGCAAGCAAATGTTCAGGGCGGACAGCCAGGGAGGAAATGTGTGGGAGATTTATTAGCACATTTATTAGCACAGCTGGAGACCACAGTGGAGTGAGGCTTGCAGTGCCTTTGGTGCGTCTCCATCACCACTTCAGCAGAGCTTCAGCTGCCACTCCATTTGCTTCCCAACCTGTGTAGCTGGAGGGTACCAAGTGGACGCTCAAGATTTGGGAACCTCTATATAAGGTACTGTCTTTTAGGAACATATGTTCAAAAAGCTTTGTGGCTGCCTCTGGGAATGGGAAACTTAATTGTGATTTAACATCTGTGTGAGagtaaaaagagagagatgaacCACTTAGAGGTTCTAATTCCTATTCTGTGATGCCCTGAGCTCTCCACTTTGTACCATGGGGTCACTTACAGTACTTGTCAATGGATTTATTTCCTATGAGGCACAAGAAGAGCAGTGTGAGATGTATCAGAGGCATCtcgaggagaagagaggaaaggagaggagaggagaggagagggaggagagaagaatgggaaggggaggggaagggggaatgaGAGATGGAGagacaaaaagagggagagagggggaaggggaaggagaagaaagagaaggagaaggagaaggagaagaaggagaagaaggagaaggaaggccATTCCTGCCACGTCTGTTTGGTTCCCACTGCCAGCTCAGCTCCTCCCGTCCCAAGCCCTCCCTGAGCCCTGCACCGTGTGTGTCCTCTGCCCCAGGAAACTCTCCCGTTACCCCTATGCATGCGGAGCCATGCTGCAGTCCCTGCTGCACTCTGTGGCTTTGTCCACACTATAATTAAAAGAGAGAGGAGGACAGTTCTCTGTCCTGGAGACACCTGGTGCTTCTTGGCCACATCCACGActatcctttcttcctttcttaaccAGGGTGGCTTTACTCCACAGCCCAGTGGACATTATTCCGCGGCTGGTGCTACCCGCTCCCTCGTGCCTGGGCACTGCCTGGGGCAGAaccagctggcagcagccagggatGTCCCTGGAGGTGAGGAAGGAATTAACAGTGTGGATGATGGTGGGATGAGGCTCCAGCCATGTCCTGCTCACTTTAGTACAGGCATAGCTTGTATGACTCCAAACGGAGCAAGTGCCGGCCCAGAGCAACTGACCTAGCCAGGACCTGGGCATATTtataaaacagcagcagagctaCAAGCAGGTGCAGCTTTTTCTGCTTATAAGTGATGACaaacagctaggaaaaaaagagcaaaacacatTTGATCAAACCATCAATTAcaatgaattttaattttggtTCAAAATGCTTTGAATTTGAGTGATGCCTTGtggttttagtttttcttttcttttttccttctgaagtaaTATTTTGGGTTGatgtatactttttttctggtGAGATGATAGGGATAAATGGCTACATATTCAAAATGGCTCAGAGGGCTTTTGAGGGGGTATACATATTTCCCTCTGGCATAGGAGGAAGCAGTGGAGAGATGGATTAGGATGGTGAAGACTCTCCCATTGCCTGCTCCATCCTGGGAAGTTGGTCTCAGACCCATTTTGGTTCCATGGGACAAGTCTGGTCAATGTTTATGAGCATTTACTGAGATGAGGCTGCTGCTAGTGGTCTTCTGGCTTGGATGGTTTTACTGTCTGAATGTGCTTACCCCTTGTTAAACGCAGTTACTGGGGCTTGCTGGTGGGAGGATCACCCTaggaaaataaatctgcatttactggtgtttttaaaaacatggatCCAGTTTTTATCTCTACAGAAAGCAAGGTCTTCATCCCACTAGCAATCCAAAAGCAttagtcacttctgaaaatgttggTGCATTTATTGATGCCAAAGAActaaaaatgaactgaaatatcCAGGAATTATTTACTTTGTATGTCTGTCTCTCACAGCCACGTTCTCTCAAAAGAAATGAATAGGATGGCAAATATTTTACAATGAGATTCATACTGTAATTACAGTTCAGTGGCTGGCAGGTAAGTTGGCTCAGATACTTGTGACAGTTACTGAAGTGCTTTGTTCATTCAGCTTGCATCATAATGTAAGTGGTTTGCTGAAAATTTCATCACTAGAATAGCTTTTAGACAACTTGACAGTAACAGCCCACCTATGCTGTTTGTAAATTGTGTATAAAAAGCTAGAGTATGAGTCTTATTTGTTAGAGATTCAAGATGGAAAAACCCCACATCAGGGAAATAAATAATGATTGCTATTTTAGGATAAGGGCTTCACCACAGATGTGCAGTAAAAAAACGCAAACTTTTTCACAACCaaatgtgacttttaaaataGCTGTATTAATAAACTGCAGAGCTCACCATAAAAAAATTTTGCATCCTTGTTTTACGTGGATAGGGTGTGAAAGAAATAATCAGAAAGCTCAGAAATGTTTCAGATAGCAGTTATGTGCTTGACCTCATGCTGTCCATACAGGGCAGGGGAGACAGTGGGTTTATTCCAGGGCAGGTACAGCCAGCTACTGACTTGCTGCCTGATCCATCGAGGTGGATGGATGAAGTCCCATGCGGCCCAGGAGATCGAGCTAATCCCCCTCCTCTCTTTGGTCAGAGCTCAGGGCTGTGAGTCAGGCAGGGTCTGCAGCCCTGTCCCAAGCCCTCCCACACCaggctgggcagtgctggggctcTGACACTGCCATTGCATTGGCCTTTGATGTTCCACACCAACACTTCTTAAATCCCAATACTCTTAAAAATCTGATCCCAGAGAATAGAAAGACACCTAAAGCAAAGTCTTTTGCATATCTTCCTCACCATTCTCCTTGGATCCCAGTAATCCTGGAAAGTTTACAGGTACAGAATAAGGtaaataatcagattttttttctctacagacATTCTGATATTTCTATATGTGTTTTCAGGCAGAAAGGATGAAATTCCAATTTGTGTgtgcaaacaaataaatatgcaTTTCTCACTGTGTGTGTCTGCAGTACTTGGGAGTGGTGGACCGTGGGAGGCAGCACAGCCAGTTTCACAGAGTACATTTTCTGACAGGGCAGCACAGCACATATGGAAAAACTCAAGCAGAACTGAAGTTTAACAGGAAGcactaaaaatctgttttcttttgcccttaaaaaaataaaagaaaacaagttcaGCTGTTggatttataatttaaaatgttgattttacaGAATCAAGTAAATCAAGAATTCAAGTAATTCCTGTTCAAATTCAAATGCCGTTATTTTGTGGCTGCATATGTTATTGTATAGAGCCATCATGGGCTAAAGAAATAAGAGAGGAGCTCTCTGTATCAGTATGGCAACTGTAAGATTCCCCCACATTTCACAGGCACAGACCCATGGGATTCACGGTCATGGGAAAGGATTTATaaagctgctgtttctctttcccttGCAGCAGGGGATGTACCATGGCATAGCATGACTGCTCTTCACCCCGTGTGCCATGCCCTTCCCCAACAGCTCTGACCTCAGCCCATCCTCCTTCATCTTGGCCAGCAtcccagggctggaggctgcTCATTTCTGGATGGCGATCCTTCTGTGCTCCGTGTACATCTTAGCGGTCACGGGCAACTGTGTGGTGCTGTTCATCGTGAAGACGGAGCCCAGCCTGCATGCTCCCATGTACTTCTTTCTCTGCATGCTGGCTGCCATCGACCTGGCCCTGTCCACGTCCACGGTGCCACGCGTCCTCTCCTTCTACTGGTTCAACACCAGAGAGATCAGCTTCGGTGCTTGCCTTGTCCAGATGTTCCTCATCCACACCCTCTCGGCCATTGAGTCCACTGTCCTCCTGGCCATGGCTGTGGACCGGTACGTGGCCATCTGCCACCCACTGAGACACGCTGCCATCCTCACCAACTCTGCGACAGTAAAAATAGGGCTGGTAGCCATGGCCAGGGGAgttcttttcttcctgcctttgcctttgctcctcctgccccttccaTTCTGCAGCTCCCGGGTGCTGTCACACTCCTTCTGCCTGCACCAGGACGTGATGAACCTGGCCTGCGCCAACACCACCCCCAGCGTGGTGTACGGCCTCACCGCCATCCTGCTGGTCATGGGGCTAGACGCCATCCTCATCTGCCTCTCCTACATCCTGATCCTCAAGGCTGTATTGCGGCTGGCATCGTGGAAGGAGAGGCTCAAGGTGTTCAGCACCTGCGTTGCCCATATCTGCGTGGTCCTGGCCTTCTACGTGCCCCTGATTGGGCTGTCCGTGGTGCACAGGTTTGGGAAGGACCTGGCTCCGCTGGTCCATATCATCATGGGGAACATCTACATCCTGGTGCCTGCTGTGCTCAACCCCATCATCTACGGGGTGAGGACCAAGCAGATACAGAGGAGGATCCTGAATTTAATTCATATAAACAATGACAGAACTGCCCAGTGACCTATGCTCAGCTGCTTTCTCCTGTATCCTCACACCAGCTCCTCTTGTTTTACAGTTAGTCTTTGGTGCAGGACTGTCGTCTGTATGTATGGCACCTAGCACATGATAGGAGACTCTGAGGTGCTACCAGAAGGCAAAAAGTAAATAGCAATTGTAAACTCCTTCCAAGAGTGTTTACTCTCACCAAACTTGGAGAGATTCTACTACAATGATCTAAATCCAACCCTGATCCAGAAGGTAGAGCAATGGGAAGGAAAAGTGGCTCACCAAACTAATAAAGATGTCTTGACATTGCACTTCTTTGTTCCCATCTCACCTGTAATGATGGCAGAGCTGAGTGAATGTTACAGTGTTTTCTGAATGATTTAGTTAATCCGCTTGTGGCACATTCACTTTCCAAAAACACTTTAGCAAAATTTTCGCCAGAAACTTTGGCTGTAGCATCAATCTCCAAGTAAAATAATTACAGCAAATGACATTATAGATGCAGAAATGCACTTCAGAAGTCCTCCACCTCTGTGGTCTTGTTCTGTCCTATTGGGTATTCAGTCAAATCAGCTCAGCCTCCTTATAGCAGATGCTGTGGAAAAATTTCAGACCCAGAGTTATTGGTAgcaattgtaaaaataatttcccttaAGTATTCAATAAAATGACAATGTCTTAAGACAAAAAATAGGCAAGTTACAAATGTTAGTGATACTTCCAAGCTGAAGGATATGGTATTTCCAAGTCAAAGGTGTTTCATACCTTTGACTTCACACATGCTTGGAATTTCTAAGAAGTTATGAATTAAGTTCAAGATCTTCAGCTTTCAAGCTTTTTTTATACTTCTACGTATTCGCCATGAAACAGAGTGCCTGACAGCCTTTCCTCTCTTTATTCTGATGCCTCTTCTGCCAGTGGGACACTACTACAAAACTCTTTTAATGCAATGAAGGCCAACAAGCCTTAGGGCCGATGAAGAAGGTCTTATAGtatactgcatttatttttcacaccatcacagaatggttgaggttggaggcacctctgaaggtcatcttgtccagccCTCCAGCTCAAGCAAGGCGagctagagccagttgcccagggctgtgtccagacagcttttgaatatctctaaggatggagactccacttCGTATTTTGGAAAAAGGTTAAAGATCCTAGGAAAGGATGTTGTACAATAGGATTTTACAATGAAACATACAGATTTGAAGAGTGTTCACTCCtagttttttttcctaatgttctttgtctttttaaaaagaaatctgtttctttataaatagaaagaaataagcaatctcttctttttcctctcaatttAAAGTCTTACCTTGTTGTGAATCATGGTCTTCATCCTTGAGGTGGCTGCATTGCCATGCACAAGGATGTGTTTGCTGTTCCCACTGCCAGAGTCCCTGGGATTCCTCCAGTGAGAGCTGCCAGGGGTTTGTGACCTCTAATTTGAACACGCTGGCTTTCACTACACAAGGGAGTAGTGCACAAAGCCTTGCACAGCAGGACTCTTCACCGGTGAGTAGAGCAGCACAAGGTACTATTAAGAAGGCTGATCTGCACTCCATCAGGAGGCCCAGGTGCTCTTGAACACTGATGTCTCCATCAGTAGATgattatcacagaatcacagggtaattcaggttggaagtgacctcagGACATCTCTAAtctaacctcctgctcaaagcaggggcagCTCTAGGGTCAGacaaggttgctcagggctttagcCAGTTCGGTGTTGAAAGTTTCCAAGGATGGACATTGCACAACCTCTTTGGGTATCTGTTACAGTGCTTGATTGTCCTTATTGTGTAAAAGCTTCTCTTTATATCTAGTTtgaacctctcttgtttcaacttacgcttgttttctttcattctcctgCCATGCTACATTGTGAGGCgcttggctccatcttcttgataagggtggaggaaggctgctcTTCTGCTGTTGGGTCTTCctgaaaccttttcttttcaggGCTGAACAAGCCCATTTTCCTAAGTCTTTCCTTATGGAGCATTGCTCCAACCCCAGCCACCCTGGGAGCCATCAGCTAAACTTGCTCCACTTTGTTGATGCCTTTTTTGCACTGCGGCCCAAAACCAGACGCAGTATCTAGATGTGGTTTAGCAAGTGTTGAGTAGACTGTGGGATAATCCTTTGGGAGGATGGCAGATCACTCTCCGGAAAGGTCAATCCAGAGCCTGAAACAATGAATATTAGGAGTAACTGCtagagaaggaggaaagacaaaaataaatattatagaGCATGCAAATCTGCACTGATTCACACCATGCAAGTTGAAGGATGCTTGATGGTCTAAGATTTGTAGGGAGAAGTTTCATTTGGTGTTAGGCCAGTTTGTgcagagttttatttatttgggtCCTAAAAACCTTCAAGGATGGAGGCAGCacagcccctctgggcaacctTCCTTTGCTTGGCATGTGCTCCTGTTGCCCCTGTATGTGCTGGTGTAGTATAAGCAAGTTTagctgtgaaaaagaaataaattgagaaaaacagagaaatatatgGAAAGCAGGCAATGAACAATAAGTTCCATCAGGGAGGACAGAAAATGGGTCTAAGCACTGCACTTGGGGGCTCTTGCATCTTGCCCATAACCTCTAGGTGTGCTAAAAGAGGTATTTTACCAAAGCCTCATGCTGTTTTGCATCAGGGACTTCAAATGACAGCAATGTTTGGTGCAGTTTCTTCCAATTGCCAGCTAACACTGAGTAAAATGGCTGTCCTTTTTGTAGTCTGTACTTGTATAGCTTCAGTCTTCATGAAACGCATCTTGTTATAACCTTTTCTGCTAAATTAAAGTATATTTTATCTCAAAATAAAAACTTTCATTTAAGTGAGTTACAAGTAGTTGCCATCTGGGACTTAAAGGCAATTTTGCCCCCTGTCTTTTTTTGTCATATTCTGTTTTATTAGCGCTTAGAAGAGTaaaaaattttcataaaaataaaaccaatctgTACCTGCCTAATGTGATTTGAGAAGTGTGAATGAATTTTTCAGAGGTGTGCTATGAATCTAAACTCTTTTTAGATGGCCGTGGTGTTGAGAAATGGCTCCTGCTCATTCTCCATatgttccttattttttttccttttgtgctgagagaaaaattaataaagaaaaatgaatgagcCACCCTGAAAATGCTGTATTATATTTCCTAGCCATCTATTTCTCAGAAAGACAGTTAATAGAGCCTCAGAGCAGGGAGGTATGATGAATTTCTTCTGGGTATGGATGAAAACTGCGTGGGATTCTCACAGGACAGGATGGGAGTGTGGTTTGCACAGCATTGGGGAGAGGATTGGGAGTCAGAGGAGTCTAGAGGTGGGAATGGAGGTAGCAAGGATTTGCATGGGGCTGGAGCAGTTGTTGGGGATCTCCTGGACAATCTCCAagcaatctctttttcttttctctctcttctcttctcttctcttctcttctcttctcttctcttctcttctcttctcttctcttctcttctcttctcttctcttctcttctcttctcttctcttctcttctcttctcttctcttctcttctcttctcttctcttctctctccaagTACTCCTGGGATTGGACCTGGGGACCCAGTATCTTTGCACACGTTGGCATTTCTGCTGCCCCAGACTCTCTCAGTAGTCTGACTTGGGGTTTGACCTGGTTCTCCAATAAATGAAGGGGGTCTTATTTGCacaatttgctttttaattgaaACTGGCATTGCCAATGATTTGGCACAGAGATGCTATATTGCGTGAACACCACAAAAACAGCACAGGGAGGTGCAGTGTGCCACACAGAAGTGAGAGTTACTTAACAAACATGCAGAGGGCTCTCAAATCTGCCTCTCATTATTTCACCATTCTCCATCTATGTAATGGGGGATGATGTTGCTGACTTCCCTCTCTAAGCCTGTATTACAGCTATGGAGGAAAAATAGCAGAGAAAGGATAGATTGCTGTTGTTTGGAAAGTACTTCATAATTCATGCTGCTGCAATTTTAATTACAAACCCAGTCTTGTGATTTAATCTTGAACTGCCCCATTGTTCTTAAGTCTCCTCCAAATAAACACATTGCAAGAAAACAGATACAAAACTGGGCAACTTGCAGCTGTGTCTATGAGCTCATCAGCACTGAGGGGGTTAAAAACTGTatgtttctctctctctaatTACACCTTAAGTAGCAGGGGAAATGCAGAGCTCCCTGCAGGATTTATCTGTCAGACAGGTAAATATCTCCTGGTCTCTGCAGTGCAGAGTCCCTGCATGGAAACCTGCAGGAGGCAGGTGAGTATTTAGGGTTTGAGCAGCTATTTGTTGCTCTGCAACACAGCCTTTTATGCCATCACtcctcctgggcagcagcagcaagtgttGAACAGCCACGAGTTCATGGAGCTTGCAGGCACACTCCTACTCTCACATTGCCTTTGCCTGGGAATTGCGTTCCCTGTTCTGGTGTTCTCCGTAGAAGAATGAAGTTTTAGATAAAGGAGCACCAACAGAGGCAGCTGGCAGGAAGGAGGtggaatgaagaaagaaaagtatcAGGAATTTCAGTTCCTAGGATGTTTACAGccttcacatggaaaaaaaaaccccaggaaaactCTCCCAGAATGCAGGTGACGCCAAGCCATATGTGTCTGTAAGGTTTCAAGCACAGCCCCAACAGCCCAGCTCCAGCTGGTGACTGGTGGCcatgctgggctgggctgcagttGTCATGGTGTAAAATCTCCCTCTGGATGCAGTGGGAGCTGGCTCAGCTAGCACCGGACCCTCATGGAGGAAAAGCCTAGCTCTTTTCTGGGAAGCTGctgtggtcttctccatccctttGCTTCCTGCAGCTCCTGAGCACAAGTGCCGTCAGCCCCACGAAGGTTTCTGAAGGGTCTTATCAGGTCAGGTACGTTGGCCTAATCTGTGCTGCAGAGCTCTTCAAGGAATCCTTTTTCCCAGGTATTAGGGAGAAAAAACATGAGCTGAGCAATGTGCAAGGACTGAGCGAGCTGCAGTCTTTTTGGGGGGATAATGGACATCACTGGAGCACTACATTTGTGTGTGAGGGGTGTCAAATACTATGGCACTGGCTCAGTTTTTTGCCCTGAAATTGGATGTTTCTTGACTGAGGCAAGCACTTGTTGCCTCTGTTTAGACTGGCAAGCAGCTCAGTGCTGTTACAAGCTTCTGTAGAGCTATAGGGCTGGTGTTAATGACTTCATATCCCCACTACACACATTTCAAGAAGGTTTACTTCAGACCAGCTTTAATCTGGTCTCCTGGGCTGGACACCCTTTGGACACTGGAGAGTATTGGGTGTGCACCTCGGCAGTCTTCCTGCTCAATTTGATCCAGGAGGAATCCAGTCTGCATGCTCCAGGACCACTCCACCGAGTGGGACAGGGGACTTTCAGTGGAAACTGGCAGGACACTTGGTTCAGAAGTGCTCTCCTGAACCAGTGCAAGCAGCTGTCACAGGGATGGCTGGCTGTGTGGGGAATTTGAGCTTCTAGACCATACCTCGTGCCAGTCTCTGTTTGCCACTGACCAAATCAGGTCGAGGGTGTTTGATGCTTTTTTACAGGACGCAAGAGCCCTCAGTGTAGGCAAGAGACAAGAACGGTTTAATGTCTCTGAACTCTACTGCCTTCTCCCACCCTCCCTACTTCCTACTCGTTGGTATccctgggctggaggaggagcagtTCTGGATTGCCTTCCCCTTCTGCATCATGTATGCCATTGCTGTTCTGGGGAACATCACCCTCCTCCTCATTATAAAGGCAGAGCCAAGCCTGCATGagcccatgtacttcttcctggcCATGCTGGCCTTCACTGACCTGGTCCTATCAACATCCATGCTACCAAAAATGCTTGCCATCTTCTGGCTGGGCTCCTGGGAGATTGGGTTTCTCGCCTGCCTTGCTCAGTTGTTCTTCATCCATACCTTCTCATCCGTGGAGTCAGGTGTGCTCATGGCCATGGCCTTGGATCGGTACATTGCTATTTGCCGCCCGCTGCAGCACTCCAGCATCCTCTCTGTGCAGGTGGTTATGGTCCTCGGGAGCCTGGTGCTGGTACGCGGGGTCCTACTTGTGAGTcccttctgcttcctcctctgcagGATGCCCTTCTGCCAGCATCACGTCATCTCCCACTCCTACTGTGAGCACATGGCCGTGGTGAAGCTGGCATGTGGGGACACCAAAGTCAATGTCATTTATGGCCTTTTTGTGGCTTTCGTAGTGACAGGATTTGACATAATCCTGATCTCTCTGTCCTACACCATGATCCTGCGGGTGGTAATGAGGCTGTCATCCACAGAGGCACGACTTAAAGCCTTCAGCACTTGTGCATCCCATGTCTGTGTCATTCTTGCCTTTTATGTCCCCGGCCTCTTCACGTTCCTCACTCACCGGTTCGGACAGAGCATCCCTCCCCACATCCATATAATGGTGGCCAATCTCTACCTGCTAGTGCCCCCCATGTTAAACCCCATTGTTTATGGGGTGAGAACCAAGAAGCTCTGGGACAGGGTGGTCCTCCTCTTCCAGCAAAAGGGAACATGACCCATACGTATGTGCCTGAAACTGTACTCATAATTTACTGATGATGCtggtaaatttaatgcaggttaACGCTGTTACTATTTATTTGTTCAGGAAGGAACCCTTCCTCAGTGCCTAGAGTTTAAGCAATGCTCTCTTGCAGAAATCACTAGATTGTCTCTTGCATTATCCCTGTCCAGGAGGTTTCAGCCATTGTGTGATGAAACTTGGCATAAAGACATTCAGTCTGGCTTCTACACCACTGGGAGATGGAGAGTTCACCCCTTCCAGAAGTTAAACTCCTCACTG is part of the Accipiter gentilis chromosome 19, bAccGen1.1, whole genome shotgun sequence genome and encodes:
- the LOC126048505 gene encoding olfactory receptor 51E2-like, whose protein sequence is MPFPNSSDLSPSSFILASIPGLEAAHFWMAILLCSVYILAVTGNCVVLFIVKTEPSLHAPMYFFLCMLAAIDLALSTSTVPRVLSFYWFNTREISFGACLVQMFLIHTLSAIESTVLLAMAVDRYVAICHPLRHAAILTNSATVKIGLVAMARGVLFFLPLPLLLLPLPFCSSRVLSHSFCLHQDVMNLACANTTPSVVYGLTAILLVMGLDAILICLSYILILKAVLRLASWKERLKVFSTCVAHICVVLAFYVPLIGLSVVHRFGKDLAPLVHIIMGNIYILVPAVLNPIIYGVRTKQIQRRILNLIHINNDRTAQ
- the LOC126048500 gene encoding olfactory receptor 52R1-like, translated to MSLNSTAFSHPPYFLLVGIPGLEEEQFWIAFPFCIMYAIAVLGNITLLLIIKAEPSLHEPMYFFLAMLAFTDLVLSTSMLPKMLAIFWLGSWEIGFLACLAQLFFIHTFSSVESGVLMAMALDRYIAICRPLQHSSILSVQVVMVLGSLVLVRGVLLVSPFCFLLCRMPFCQHHVISHSYCEHMAVVKLACGDTKVNVIYGLFVAFVVTGFDIILISLSYTMILRVVMRLSSTEARLKAFSTCASHVCVILAFYVPGLFTFLTHRFGQSIPPHIHIMVANLYLLVPPMLNPIVYGVRTKKLWDRVVLLFQQKGT